In Natator depressus isolate rNatDep1 chromosome 9, rNatDep2.hap1, whole genome shotgun sequence, a single genomic region encodes these proteins:
- the ZBTB38 gene encoding zinc finger and BTB domain-containing protein 38 has product MTVMSHSKDLKDDFHSDTVLSILNEQRIRGILCDVTIIVEDTKFKAHSNVLAASSLYFKNIFWSHTICISGHVLELDDLKAEVFTEILNYIYSSTVVVKRQETVTDLAAAGKKLGISFLEDLTDINFSNSPCPFAFCITEKGVVKEEKNEKRHEDSAITNGPRITNAFSIFENENNNNLFSPLDLRASFKKVSETSKVTNVGLDRDDVGKDAEPASTLAEHSYAVSSGGDAFQGTPFLEHDSSPLNKMSEDNYETLQTTSLLQPIKQACGTPKMAFKPQCTGLAIAKISAPKVTNKEVQQGAVTDQAIIPFPHDKAGDLLFSTEEENKSANIPGSIGTVIPPVYRSNCCTRLFDDRALLSTHLQLHTNHREPLICKYCSKQFANLNRLENHEQVCRSSGSISVQSGNEQKFLDNYTTTDERNGSSHGNTEPLLSENNITDYSSENCTLPETDHLVKVVDGQILYTCIVCKRSYVTLSSLRRHANVHSWRRTYPCHYCNKVFALAEYRTRHEIWHTGERRYQCIFCLETFMTYYILKNHQKSFHAIDHRLAVNKKTANGGLKPSMYPYKLYRLLPMKCRRLPYKSYQNSSYENVQANNQVNEATSSTCIIQNSLNSELPSLNFQNNILTNNTTISLNTSSCNDATLSVNIQNVSPWAVGMLNSDLQSDFFTAEKSVPTAANELSSGSQECDSSILPFSNVSENSASVINYSSSAPSVIMHSSRVSSVIMHSNAVTSVGSSKTISSNNTASQSIKDDCKHGSDNYGKGITKAKAIKEKKKTLLYNRGETLEELQYITGSRGSSNKATDTFQESSKTETYIAKPALPGTSTDSNVAPLCQITVKIGNEAIVKRHILGSKLFYKRERRSKCDSEQDNQPQETETERKERSPARLCRSECMELTEMCDDVSDQDSSDKPWRPYYNYKPKKKSKQLRKMRKVKWRKNHGNKNSSSESQNTCNREYALRNIPEEKGINKEGNTEMPNLHCELCEIEKSSTEEIQEPIHWHVPTSKPYICELCEKQFQSPSTLKMHMRCHTGEKPYTCKTCGKCFSVPGNLQKHERIHLGVKDFVCQYCSKAFTLNETLKIHERIHTGEKRYHCQFCLQSFLYLSTKRNHEQRHVHEHNGKGYACLQCPKICKTAAALGMHQKKHLFKSPSQQDRKEYLCNESSKPLENQDFIDSDGNEVNGIQSMTPKVIL; this is encoded by the coding sequence atGACAGTCATGTCCCACTCAAAGGATCTCAAGGATGACTTTCATAGTGACACGGTACTCTCCATTTTAAATGAACAGCGCATCCGGGGTATTTTATGTGATGTCACTATAATTGTGGAAGATACCAAATTTAAAGCCCACAGTAATGTACTAGCAGCTTCAAGcctttatttcaaaaatattttttggagtCATACGATCTGTATTTCTGGACATGTCCTGGAGTTAGATGATCTTAAGGCTGAAGTGTTTACTGAAATACTTAATTATATCTACAGTTCCACAGTAGTTGTTAAGAGACAGGAGACTGTAACAGACCTTGCAGCTGCAGGGAAAAAACTGGGAATATCATTTCTGGAAGATCTTACAGACATTAATTTTTCAAATTCCCCTTGTCCGTTTGCATTTTGTATTACTGAAAAAGGGGTggtcaaagaagaaaaaaatgaaaaaagacatGAAGATTCAGCTATCACAAACGGGCCAAGAATCACAAATGCGttttcaatttttgaaaatgaaaataataacaATTTGTTTTCTCCACTTGACTTGAGAGCGAGTTTTAAAAAGGTATCTGAGACCAGTAAAGTAACCAATGTTGGCCTTGATAGGGATGATGTTGGAAAAGATGCTGAGCCAGCCAGTACGTTAGCTGAACACTCCTATGCAGTTTCTTCTGGAGGTGATGCTTTTCAAGGAACTCCTTTTTTAGAACATGACAGCAGCCCCCTGAATAAAATGAGTGAAGACAATTATGAAACTCTCCAGACAACATCGCTACTTCAACCAATAAAACAAGCATGTGGTACACCAAAGATGGCCTTTAAACCCCAGTGTACTGGTCTGGCTATAGCAAAAATATCAGCCCCCAAAGTAACCAATaaagaggttcaacaaggagcAGTTACAGATCAAGCGATTATTCCTTTCCCTCATGATAAGGCAGGAGACTTACTTTTTTCCACAGAAGAGGAAAATAAATCTGCTAACATCCCTGGATCCATAGGAACAGTTATTCCACCTGTTTACAGAAGTAACTGTTGTACCAGATTATTTGATGACAGAGCTTTACTCAGTACCCATCTTCAGCTTCACACAAATCATCGGGAACCTTTAATATGCAAATACTGCAGCAAACAATTTGCAAATCTTAACAGACTGGAGAATCATGAACAAGTCTGCAGGAGTTCAGGCAGCATATCTGTTCAGAGTGGAAATGAACAAAAATTTTTAGATAACTATACTACTACTGATGAAAGAAATGGAAGCTCACATGGAAACACAGAGCCTCTGTTGTCTGAAAACAATATTACTGATTACTCCAGTGAAAACTGCACCTTGCCAGAAACAGATCATTTGGTTAAAGTTGTTGATGGGCAGATATTATATACATGCATTGTTTGCAAACGTAGCTATGTAACATTGTCCAGCCTTCGAAGACATGCAAATGTGCATTCATGGAGAAGAACTTATCCTTGCCATTACTGCAACAAAGTATTTGCATTAGCTGAATATCGTACCAGACATGAAATCTGGCACACAGGAGAAAGGCGTTATCAGTGCATTTTCTGCCTTGAGACTTTCATGACCTATTATATACTAAAAAATCATCAGAAATCTTTCCATGCAATTGACCATCGACTTGCAGTAAATAAAAAAACAGCTAATGGAGGCTTAAAGCCTAGCATGTATCCTTACAAACTTTATAGGCTTTTACCTATGAAATGCAGAAGGCTACCTTATAAGTCCTACCAGAATTCTTCATATGAAAACGTACAAGCAAACAACCAAGTTAATGAAGCAACTTCTAGTACCTGCATTATTCAGAATTCTCTCAACTCTGAACTACCTTCGCTGAATTTTCAAAATAATATATTAACAAACAATACCACTATTTCCTTGAATACATCTTCATGCAATGATGCAACGTTGTCTGTGAATATTCAGAATGTTTCACCTTGGGCAGTAGGAATGTTAAATTCTGACCTACAAAGTGACTTTTTTACTGCAGAAAAATCAgtgcccacagctgcaaatgaacTTAGTTCTGGTTCTCAGGAATGTGATTCTTCCATTCTGCCTTTCAGTAATGTGAGTGAAAATTCAGCCTCTGTTATTAACTATAGCAGCTCAGCACCCTCGGTTATAATGCACAGTAGTAGAGTTTCATCAGTAATAATGCACAGTAATGCAGTCACTTCTGTGGGAAGCAGTAAGACAATATCCTCCAATAATACAGCCAGTCAGTCCATAAAAGATGACTGTAAACATGGGTCAGATAATTATGGCAAAGGCATTACTAAAGCAAAagctattaaagaaaaaaagaaaacacttctGTACAATAGAGGAGAAACACTCGAGGAGTTACAGTATATTACAGGATCTAGAGGTTCATCTAACAAGGCTACAGATACTTTTCAAGAATCAAGTAAAACTGAAACCTACATTGCAAAGCCTGCCTTACCTGGAACATCTACTGATAGTAACGTTGCTCCTCTTTGTCAAATAACAGTAAAAATTGGGAATGAGGCTATTGTAAAAAGACATATTTTAGGATCCAAACTGTTTTATAAAAGAGAAAGAAGGTCTAAATGTGACTCTGAACAGGACAATCAGCCTCAGGAGACtgaaacagagagaaaagaaagaagccCAGCTAGGCTTTGCAGATCAGAATGTATGGAACTGACTGAAATGTGCGATGATGTAAGTGATCAGGATTCCAGTGACAAACCCTGGAGACCTTATTATAATTACAAACCAAAAAAGAAATCTAAACAGCTAAGAAAAATGAGAAAAGTCAAATGGAGGAAGAATCATGGGAACAAGAACTCCAGTAGTGAAAGTCAAAATACGTGCAATAGAGAGTATGCACTTAGaaacattcctgaagaaaagggCATCAATAAAGAAGGAAACACGGAAATGCCTAATCTTCATTGTGAGCTCTGTGAGATAGAGAAATCTTCCACTGAAGAAATCCAAGAACCTATACATTGGCATGTACCTACTTCAAAGCCTTATATTTGTGAATTATGCGAAAAGCAGTTCCAGAGCCCATCCACACTAAAAATGCATATGAGATGTCACACTGGGGAAAAGCCGTATACTTGTAAAACATGTGGTAAGTGTTTTTCAGTTCCAGGAAACCTACAGAAACATGAACGCATTCACTTGGGTGTCAAGGATTTTGTCTGTCAATATTGTAGTAAGGCATTCACTTTAAATGAAACTCTCAAAATACATGAAAGAATACATACTGGAGAAAAACGCTACCATTGTCAATTCTGCTTACAGAGTTTTTTATATCTTTCTACCAAAAGAAATCATGAGCAAAGACATGTACATGAACACAATGGAAAAGGATATGCTTGTCTTCAGTGCCCCAAAATTTGCAAGACAGCAGCTGCTCTTGGAATGCACCAGAAGAAACATCTATTCAAAAGCCCAAGTCAACAGGATAGAAAAGAGTATTTGTGTAATGAAAGCTCTAAACCTTTGGAAAATCAAGATTTCATTGACTCAGATGGGAATGAAGTGAATGGTATACAGAGTATGACTCCAAAAGTTATACTTTGA